From a single Equus asinus isolate D_3611 breed Donkey chromosome 2, EquAss-T2T_v2, whole genome shotgun sequence genomic region:
- the MAP10 gene encoding microtubule-associated protein 10: MAAAASERLFSLELLVDWVRLEAGLSLPPAVVAVEEELEAAAAAEEEDVEEEQEVGEEAAPRRPSCSLYPAVAFRLSDFPTLLVYPPGGPAAPAPEPRPGLVSFGRGKSCLFRLHPATLHRLLLRSPLYTLLLQLPPGLPSPAPRLLGACSISLASAAREVLGPASSGCSQGHRGSFPLHNQVGERIGDIGLGYRLTDLGSSLLGHLERPVACTGGGVERVEGRKAVEISTQTLQEKQQLQQPNSEPSPRDAGGPPVSLKIPKTQKDLKEIALHSKTNSDNIGFVENGKTTSICSSAVGVRSISPQNQEVTELDIETNTFCPPPLYYTHLAQEKTPPVLGKITIKPEMNVPEELNGTFPEEKLVSPPTHTNPVKHTNSAIHEKPPMLINPPRVQDMGASNQAMSHPQTEQDGINMIRQLPLLNALLVELSLLYNQPMASPTHVHPHLAWLYRTEDKKAPETSAKSTCKSEFKKDELSLGENKKSVSLQCKKHQVEKKGKCFEKNSGTPPKRVPRGKLLYGLTNTFKLRLKQTNPEMLVVHEKREKYRKMQTQMLGAKLRNPSSKVKILSFAEQHQELYQLLKDKYLESDASFAEKTDNSKQISGVFDNPSTTKETKLKCISENTIDFGENTTNNGSLEEILSPENTIVPERFTHTDIFGGKVEMKVPSPCVFRQVAIVDRIIVDKEITDKQVKTTDNDILTADMSENKPSKNSCSESISELKYSDDFTSPCYSEDFCATEDTSRISQACDSSLGAEDPKHSQHTSKSSETRLSMRKNNSEKSSILTPPFSAGSPVHSYKRSHISKAQDKSLEEASNISTSDLSSSHWTEEKENQIDHDSMHNSKLAKRGQDISVKRKTRTDCNSLEKSQSPRTSQVSSYLPSNLSELELNILDRSTSDHSEEDSDEVGSLNISKQCKDICELVINKLPGYTV; the protein is encoded by the coding sequence ATGGCGGCCGCCGCGTCCGAGCGGCTTTTCTCGCTCGAGCTGCTCGTCGACTGGGTGCGTCTTGAAGCCGGGCTGTCGCTGCCGCCGGCCGTGGTCGcggtggaggaggagctggaggcggcggcggcggcggaggaggaggatgtggaggaggagcaggaggtgggggaggaggccgCGCCGCGGCGGCCATCGTGCAGCCTGTACCCCGCCGTGGCCTTCCGCCTGTCGGACTTCCCCACGCTGCTCGTTTACCCTCCCGgcggccccgccgcccccgccccggaaCCCCGGCCCGGCCTGGTCAGCTTCGGTCGCGGCAAGTCCTGTCTCTTCCGCCTGCACCCCGCCACCCTGCACCGCCTGCTGCTGCGGAGCCCGCTCTACACCTTGCTGCTGCAGCTGCCTCCCGGgctccccagcccggccccgcGGCTCCTGGGCGCCTGCAGCATCTCGCTGGCCTCCGCGGCCCGCGAGGTGCTGGGGCCGGCCTCCTCCGGCTGCTCCCAGGGTCATCGTGGAAGTTTCCCTCTGCATAACCAAGTGGGGGAGCGGATTGGGGACATTGGCCTGGGCTACCGCCTGACTGACCTGGGGAGCAGCTTGCTGGGCCATCTTGAGCGGCCAGTCGCTTGCACAGGAGGTGGGGTGGAGCGAGTGGAGGGGCGGAAGGCCGTGGAGATCAGCACCCAAACCCTGCAGGAAAAACAGCAGCTACAGCAGCCGAACTCAGAGCCAAGCCCAAGAGATGCTGGTGGGCCTCCCGTGAGTTTAAAAATCCCAAAGACCCAGAAAGATTTGAAAGAAATAGCTCTTCATAGTAAGACCAACTCTGATAACATTGGTTTTGTGGAGAATGGCAAAACCACCTCTATTTGTTCAAGTGCTGTTGGTGTGAGAAGCATCAGCCCCCAAAATCAGGAAGTCACAGAGTTGGACATTGAAACCAACACATTTTGCCCTCCTCCTCTGTACTACACTCATCTGGCCCAAGAAAAGACACCTCCTGTACTGGGTAAAATCACCATTAAGCCTGAAATGAATGTACCTGAGGAATTGAATGGTacttttccagaagaaaaactTGTAAGTCCCCCAACACATACTAATCCTGTAAAACATACAAATTCTGCAATACATGAGAAGCCTCCAATGCTTATAAATCCTCCACGTGTTCAGGATATGGGAGCAAGTAATCAAGCTATGAGTCACCCTCAAACTGAGCAAGATGGAATTAATATGATAAGGCAGCTGCCTTTGTTAAATGCCTTGTTGGTTGAGTTGTCCTTGTTATACAACCAACCCATGGCAAGCCCTACTCATGTCCATCCTCACTTAGCCTGGTTATATAGAACTGAGGATAAGAAGGCCCCAGAAACTTCTGCCAAATCCACATGTAAATCTGAATTTAAGAAGGATGagctttctttgggggaaaacaaAAAGTCCGTGAGTCTTCAGTGTAAAAAGCACCAAGTTGAAAAGAAAGgtaaatgttttgaaaagaacAGTGGTACTCCCCCAAAAAGAGTTCCAAGGGGGAAGCTACTTTATGGcttaacaaatacatttaaacTGCGTCTAAAGCAGACAAATCCTGAGATGTTGGTAGtacatgaaaagagagaaaaatatagaaaaatgcaaacacaGATGTTGGGTGCAAAACTCAGAAATCCATCGTCCAAAGTTAAAATATTAAGCTTTGCAGAACAACATCAGGAGCTGTATCAACTACTTAAAGATAAGTACTTAGAATCAGATGCATCTTTTGCTGAAAAAACTGATAACTCAAAGCAAATTAGTGGAGTTTTTGATAACCCCAGCACAACTAAAGAAACTAAGCTGAAATGTATAAGTGAAAACACAATTGATTTTGGTGAAAATACAACCAATAATGGTTCATTGGAAGAAATTTTGAGTCCTGAAAATACCATTGTCCCAGAAAGGTTTACTCATACAGATATTTTTGGAGGAAAAGTGGAAATGAAAGTCCCAAGTCCATGTGTTTTCCGACAGGTTGCAATTGTCGACAGAATTATAGTAgataaagaaataactgataagcaGGTCAAAACCACTGATAATGACATTCTTACTGCTGACATGAGTGAAAATAAGCCAAGTAAAAATAGTTGCTCGGAAAGCATCTCAGAACTAAAGTATTCAGATGACTTCACCAGCCCTTGCTATTCCGAAGACTTCTGTGCCACTGAGGACACCAGCAGAATTTCACAAGCTTGTGATAGCAGTCTAGGGGCAGAAGATCCAAAACATAGTCAACATACAAGTAAGTCTAGTGAAACAAGATTGTCCATGAGGAAAAATAACAGTGAGAAGAGTTCTATTCTTACCCCTCCTTTTTCAGCCGGATCACCAGTACACTCATACAAAAGATCTCATATTTCAAAGGCTCAAGATAAAAGTTTGGAGGAAGCATCTAACATCTCCACCAGTGATTTGTCTTCATCACACTGGactgaggagaaagaaaaccaaatagaCCACGATAGTATGCATAATTCTAAACTTGCAAAGAGGGGTCAAGACATCTCTGTTAAACGTAAAACAAGAACTGATTGCAATTCTTTAGAGAAAAGCCAGTCACCTCGGACATCTCAAGTGAGTTCTTATCTGCCATCTAATTTGTCAGAACTAGAACTTAATATCTTGGATAGAAGTACTTCAGATCACTCTGAAGAAGACAGTGATGAAGTTGGTTCACTAAATATTTCTAAGCAATGCAAAGATATTTGTGAATTAGTAATAAATAAACTTCCAGGATATACAGTGTAA